The Panicum hallii strain FIL2 chromosome 9, PHallii_v3.1, whole genome shotgun sequence genome has a window encoding:
- the LOC112877488 gene encoding uncharacterized GPI-anchored protein At1g61900 isoform X1: MESSSSVSCVQGTVYHWVVLLAVWLCGTQHVLSQKTTLEPKDKFLLSDPPIGLFDPIEISPSVLPHNSNPVEPLSPMYPNYTSYDPVLTGKCHVNFSALSYIIDKTASDCSIPLAPLVADVICCPQVNSLMNIFQAAYGSGNDTLVLNQASANACFSDIMSILASKGANTNIPELCTLRPSNLTDASCPVKDISSFEKIVNTSKLIDACSSVDPLKECCRPVCQPAIAEAAIHISSGGANMFGSSSLPGSVAGIDIVSECKGVVHSWLSMKLSSEEANSAFRVLSGCKVNKVCPLDFDEPSSVVKACGKASSSTPSCCAALHSYIGTRQKQIFVTNLQAINCATMFGSMLQKAGVADDIYGLCDIDLKDFSLQAFGQQGCLLRSLPTDIEFDNTTGISFTCDLSDNIAAPWPSSSSVQSLSLCAPEMSLPALPVSPKSGSSVGTSRTGIGVLLPLVFLTTTISI; encoded by the exons GTACAGTGTATCATTGGGTTGTGCTGTTGGCGGTTTGGCTTTGTGGCACCCAGCATGTTCTGTCTCAGAAGACTACACTTGAACCAAAAGACAAATTCCTTCTGTCTGATCCACCTATCGGTCTCTTTGATCCAATAGAGATTTCACCATCTGTTCTTCCACACAACTCTAACCCAGTTGAGCCACTGTCACCTATGTATCCCAATTACACGTCTTATGATCCAGTCTTGACTGGGAAATGCCATGTAAATTTCTCAGCACTCTCCTATATTATCGACAAGACAGCATCTGATTGCTCCATTCCTTTAGCACCATTAGTTGCCGATGTTATATGTTGCCCCCAAGTCAATAGCTTGATGAACATTTTCCAAGCTGCATACGGTAGTGGAAATGATACTCTAGTTCTTAATCAGGCCTCAGCAAATGCATGTTTCTCGGATATCATGAGCATACTTGCAAGCAAGGGGGCGAATACCAATATCCCTGAGTTATGTACTCTGAGGCCATCAAATCTGACTGATGCTTCTTGTCCTGTGAAGGATATTAGCTCATTTGAGAAAATAGTGAACACCAGTAAACTCATAGACGCATGTAGCAGTGTTGACCCACTGAAAGAGTGCTGTAGGCCTGTCTGCCAACCTGCTATAGCGGAAGCAGCTATTCACATATCCTCAGGTGGGGCAAACATGTTTGGAAGTTCTAGTTTACCTGGGAGTGTTGCTGGGATTGATATTGTTAGTGAATGTAAAGGGGTAGTTCACTCATGGTTGTCTATGAAGCTTTCATCAGAAGAGGCGAACAGTGCTTTCAGAGTATTATCTGGTTGCAAGGTGAACAAAG TTTGTCCACTGGATTTTGATGAACCTTCTTCAGTCGTTAAGGCATGTGGCAAGGCATCTTCTTCAACGCCCTCATGCTGTGCAGCATTGCACTCTTACATTGGAACTAGGCAGAAGCAAATATTTGTCACAAATCTGCAAGCAATTAACTGCGCGACAATGTTTGGATCAATGCTGCAGAAAGCTGGTGTAGCGGATGATATTTATGGGCTTTGTGATATTGACTTGAAAGATTTCAGCCTGCAAG CTTTTGGACAGCAAG GCTGTCTACTTCGGAGCTTACCTACGGATATCGAGTTTGACAACACTACTGGAATTAGCTTTACGTGTGATTTGAGTGACAATATTGCAGCACCATGGCCTTCCTCATCTTCTGTCCAATCCTTGTCACTTTGTGCTCCAG AAATGTCATTGCCTGCATTGCCTGTCTCACCAAAATCTGGAAGCTCAG TAGGTACTTCAAGAACTGGGATTGGTGTTTTGCTGCCACTTGTATTCCTCACCACGACTATCTCCATCTGA
- the LOC112877488 gene encoding uncharacterized GPI-anchored protein At1g61900 isoform X2, with product MESSSSVSCVQGTVYHWVVLLAVWLCGTQHVLSQKTTLEPKDKFLLSDPPIGLFDPIEISPSVLPHNSNPVEPLSPMYPNYTSYDPVLTGKCHVNFSALSYIIDKTASDCSIPLAPLVADVICCPQVNSLMNIFQAAYGSGNDTLVLNQASANACFSDIMSILASKGANTNIPELCTLRPSNLTDASCPVKDISSFEKIVNTSKLIDACSSVDPLKECCRPVCQPAIAEAAIHISSGGANMFGSSSLPGSVAGIDIVSECKGVVHSWLSMKLSSEEANSAFRVLSGCKVNKVCPLDFDEPSSVVKACGKASSSTPSCCAALHSYIGTRQKQIFVTNLQAINCATMFGSMLQKAGVADDIYGLCDIDLKDFSLQAFGQQGCLLRSLPTDIEFDNTTGISFTCDLSDNIAAPWPSSSSVQSLSLCAPEMSLPALPVSPKSGSSGTSRTGIGVLLPLVFLTTTISI from the exons GTACAGTGTATCATTGGGTTGTGCTGTTGGCGGTTTGGCTTTGTGGCACCCAGCATGTTCTGTCTCAGAAGACTACACTTGAACCAAAAGACAAATTCCTTCTGTCTGATCCACCTATCGGTCTCTTTGATCCAATAGAGATTTCACCATCTGTTCTTCCACACAACTCTAACCCAGTTGAGCCACTGTCACCTATGTATCCCAATTACACGTCTTATGATCCAGTCTTGACTGGGAAATGCCATGTAAATTTCTCAGCACTCTCCTATATTATCGACAAGACAGCATCTGATTGCTCCATTCCTTTAGCACCATTAGTTGCCGATGTTATATGTTGCCCCCAAGTCAATAGCTTGATGAACATTTTCCAAGCTGCATACGGTAGTGGAAATGATACTCTAGTTCTTAATCAGGCCTCAGCAAATGCATGTTTCTCGGATATCATGAGCATACTTGCAAGCAAGGGGGCGAATACCAATATCCCTGAGTTATGTACTCTGAGGCCATCAAATCTGACTGATGCTTCTTGTCCTGTGAAGGATATTAGCTCATTTGAGAAAATAGTGAACACCAGTAAACTCATAGACGCATGTAGCAGTGTTGACCCACTGAAAGAGTGCTGTAGGCCTGTCTGCCAACCTGCTATAGCGGAAGCAGCTATTCACATATCCTCAGGTGGGGCAAACATGTTTGGAAGTTCTAGTTTACCTGGGAGTGTTGCTGGGATTGATATTGTTAGTGAATGTAAAGGGGTAGTTCACTCATGGTTGTCTATGAAGCTTTCATCAGAAGAGGCGAACAGTGCTTTCAGAGTATTATCTGGTTGCAAGGTGAACAAAG TTTGTCCACTGGATTTTGATGAACCTTCTTCAGTCGTTAAGGCATGTGGCAAGGCATCTTCTTCAACGCCCTCATGCTGTGCAGCATTGCACTCTTACATTGGAACTAGGCAGAAGCAAATATTTGTCACAAATCTGCAAGCAATTAACTGCGCGACAATGTTTGGATCAATGCTGCAGAAAGCTGGTGTAGCGGATGATATTTATGGGCTTTGTGATATTGACTTGAAAGATTTCAGCCTGCAAG CTTTTGGACAGCAAG GCTGTCTACTTCGGAGCTTACCTACGGATATCGAGTTTGACAACACTACTGGAATTAGCTTTACGTGTGATTTGAGTGACAATATTGCAGCACCATGGCCTTCCTCATCTTCTGTCCAATCCTTGTCACTTTGTGCTCCAG AAATGTCATTGCCTGCATTGCCTGTCTCACCAAAATCTGGAAGCTCAG GTACTTCAAGAACTGGGATTGGTGTTTTGCTGCCACTTGTATTCCTCACCACGACTATCTCCATCTGA
- the LOC112877919 gene encoding deubiquitinase DESI2-like has protein sequence MKEVVLHVYDVTNSDSEKTNNTILQINRIFKDRIGLGGIFHSAVQVYGEEEWSFGFCETGSGVFSCPVGKNPMYTYRERIVLGETECGIADVNRILRELSHKWPGHSYDLLSRNCNHFCDVLCERLGVPKLPGWVNRFANAGDTAVVVAENTAVKFRQAKTEIVNASRVAYRFMAGLAAKNQASPESPGNNQNRGSPTFQGAWFKNIISAGAKPSSSGSTPSQDTDDGSPPWRQNSTEQSTRL, from the exons ATGAAGGAGGTGGTGCTCCACGTCTACGACGTGACCAACAGCGACTCCGAGAAGACGAACAACACCATCCTCCAGATCAACCGCATCTTCAAGGACCGCATCGGCCTCGGCGGCATCTTCCACAGCGCCGTCCAG GTCTATGGCGAGGAGGAGTGGTCGTTCGGGTTCTGCGAGACCGGCAGCGGCGTCTTCAGCTGCCCCGTCGGGAAGAACCCCATGTACACCTACCGGGAGCGCATCGTGCTCGGGGAGACGGAGTGCGGAATCGCCGACGTGAACCGGATCCTGCGGGAGCTCAGCCACAAGTGGCCGGGACACTCCTACGACCTCCTCTCCAGGAACTGCAACCACTTCTGCGACGTGCTCTGCGAGAGGCTCGGCGTCCCCAAGCTCCCAG GTTGGGTTAATCGCTTTGCCAATGCCGGTGATACCGCCGTGGTTGTTGCGGAGAACACAGCAGTTAAG TTCAGGCAGGCTAAAACAGAAATTGTGAATGCTAGTAGAGTAGCCTACAGATTTATGGCAGGCCTGGCTGCAAAAAATCAAGCCTCACCAGAGTCTCCGGGTAACAACCAAAACAGAGGTAGCCCTACTTTCCAGGGAGCTTGGTTCAAGAACATCATCTCAGCAGGCGCTAAGCCATCTTCGAGTGGATCAACTCCCTCACAGGATACTGATGATGGATCCCCTCCGTGGCGGCAAAATTCAACAGAACAATCAACACGGTTGTAG
- the LOC112875328 gene encoding mitogen-activated protein kinase 6: MDSSGGGGGGGGAQIKGMATHGGRYVLYNVYGNLFEVSSKYAPPIRPIGRGAYGIVCAAMNSETSEEVAIKKVGNAFDNHIDAKRTLREIKLLRHMDHENILALKDVIRPPSRENFNDVYIVTELMDTDLHQIIRSNQPLTDDHCQYFLYQLLRGLKYVHSANILHRDLKPSNLFLNANCDLKIADFGLARTTSETDLMTEYVVTRWYRAPELLLNCSQYTAAIDVWSVGCILGEIVTRQPLFPGRDYIQQLKLITELIGSPDDASLGFLRSDNAKRYMKQLPQFPRQDFRLRFRNMSAGAVDLLERMLVFDPSRRITVDEALHHPYLASLHDINEEPTCPAPFSFDFEQPSFTEAHIKELIWRESLAFNPDPPY, translated from the exons ATGGAttcctccggcggcggcggcggcggcggtggagcgcaGATCAAGGGGATGGCGACGCACGGCGGGCGGTACGTGCTGTACAACGTGTACGGAAACCTCTTCGAGGTCTCCTCCAAGTACGCCCCGCCCATCCGCCCCATCGGCCGCGGCGCCTACGGCATTGTCTG TGCGGCTATGAACTCGGAGACAAGCGAGGAGGTTGCGATCAAGAAGGTTGGCAATGCCTTCGACAACCACATCGACGCCAAGCGGACGCTGAGGGAAATCAAGCTCCTCCGCCACATGGACCACGAGAAC ATCCTTGCCTTAAAGGACGTAATACGCCCGCCAAGTAGAGAGAACTTTAATGATGTCTACATTGTTACTGAGTTAATGGATACAGATCTCCATCAGATCATACGCTCAAATCAGCCATTGACTGATGATCATTGCCAG TACTTCTTGTATCAGTTGCTACGAGGGCTAAAATATGTGCACTCAGCAAATATATTGCACCGTGATCTAAAGCCAAGCAATTTGTTCCTAAACGCAAATTGTGACCTCAAGATCGCAGACTTTGGGCTTGCAAGAACCACTTCGGAGACAGATCTCATGACAGAGTATGTGGTCACTCGGTGGTACCGGGCACCAGAGTTGCTGTTGAACTGTTCGCAGTATACTGCTGCGATCGATGTCTGGTCAGTTGGATGTATACTAGGTGAAATTGTTACTCGTCAGCCCCTGTTTCCTGGACGGGACTACATCCAGCAACTAAAACTGATCACTGAG CTCATAGGCTCACCAGATGATGCAAGCCTGGGATTTCTTCGAAGTGATAACGCAAAAAGATACATGAAACAACTACCACAGTTTCCAAGGCAGGACTTCCGCTTGCGTTTCCGCAACATGTCTGCTGGTGCAGTCGATTTGTTGGAGAGAATGCTCGTGTTTGATCCAAGCAGACGGATCACAG TTGATGAGGCTCTGCATCACCCATACTTGGCTTCTCTTCATGACATCAATGAAGAACCTACCTGCCCTGCACCTTTCAGCTTTGATTTTGAGCAACCATCATTTACAGAAGCACATATAAAAGAACTCATCTGGAGGGAATCTTTGGCCTTCAACCCGGATCCTCCCTACTAA